A genome region from Natranaeroarchaeum sulfidigenes includes the following:
- a CDS encoding sugar phosphate nucleotidyltransferase, whose protein sequence is MDAIVLAGGFATRMWPITRRRPKMLLPVGETTVIDRILQQLEDDDRIDTVYLSTNEAFAETFREHLADRGYDKTKLSVEDTVDEDEKFGVVGALSQLVDREDVDDDLFVIAGDNLIGFDLGEFLDEFEVNGTPTLAAYDVGSREKAKSYGLVELDGNRVVDFQEKPDEPNSTMVSIACYAFPSDSVRFDEYLEGDNNPDEPGWYIDWLQSNEPVHAFTFDDVWFDIGSADSYLDTVEWKLDSGSMIDPDATVENCEIGETVHVMAGATVRDSTLERTLVFPDATVENCNVDETILDTGIEVEDLRISQSLISDISVMDD, encoded by the coding sequence ATGGACGCTATTGTTCTGGCTGGGGGGTTCGCTACGCGGATGTGGCCCATTACTCGTCGCCGGCCGAAGATGTTACTTCCAGTGGGAGAGACAACAGTTATCGATCGAATACTCCAGCAGCTAGAAGACGACGACCGGATCGACACGGTCTACCTGAGTACGAACGAAGCCTTCGCAGAGACGTTCAGAGAACACCTTGCTGATCGGGGGTACGACAAAACAAAGCTCTCCGTCGAGGACACGGTGGATGAAGACGAGAAGTTCGGCGTCGTCGGCGCGCTGTCCCAACTTGTCGATCGTGAAGATGTCGACGACGACCTCTTTGTCATCGCGGGGGACAACCTGATCGGGTTTGACCTCGGCGAGTTCCTCGACGAATTCGAGGTGAACGGTACACCTACACTCGCGGCCTACGACGTCGGCTCGCGTGAGAAGGCCAAGTCCTACGGCCTGGTCGAACTCGACGGCAACCGTGTCGTCGACTTCCAGGAAAAACCCGACGAGCCAAACAGTACAATGGTCTCGATCGCCTGTTACGCGTTCCCCTCTGACTCGGTACGCTTCGATGAGTACCTCGAGGGCGACAACAACCCCGACGAACCGGGCTGGTATATCGACTGGCTCCAGTCGAACGAGCCGGTTCACGCCTTCACCTTCGACGACGTCTGGTTCGACATCGGCTCGGCGGACTCCTATCTGGACACGGTCGAGTGGAAACTCGATAGCGGGTCGATGATCGACCCCGACGCCACGGTCGAGAACTGCGAGATCGGCGAGACGGTCCACGTGATGGCCGGGGCGACCGTTCGCGATTCGACGCTCGAACGGACGCTCGTCTTCCCGGACGCCACGGTCGAGAACTGTAACGTCGACGAGACGATCCTCGATACGGGGATCGAGGTCGAGGATCTCCGGATCTCCCAGTCGCTTATTAGCGATATTTCAGTGATGGACGACTAG
- a CDS encoding phosphoglucomutase/phosphomannomutase family protein, whose protein sequence is MEQISFGTDGWRATLDTFTEDRVRIVAQAAASYFREQDAQHVGVGYDARETSPAFAEAVTEVLTGNGLDVVLSERDVPTPVLAWTVDDRDLDGGVVITASHNPPEYNGIKFLGTDGSPADESVTERLEELLAEPDLLPQDERGTVSEEPLVPEYHAHAETYVDTDIQGLSICYDAMHGSGRDVTDTLLEAAGADIERLRCDLDPTFGGGSPEPSAKKLERLASRVTSGEADLGIANDGDADRIAVVTPERGYLDPNLLYAALYEYLLESESGPAVRTVSTTFLIDKIAAAHGEDTVEVPVGFKWVADGMRESGALCGGEESGGFGLTDHLLNKDGVLLALVIASAHVERPLDDRVDDIVAEYGIIHQDRISVDCPDDRKTAVLRELDGSLPDSIRGIDVNRVDETDGFKIFLENGAWLLVRPSGTEPKLRVYAEADSDEQVANLLEAGRDIIEPLV, encoded by the coding sequence ATGGAGCAGATTTCGTTCGGTACTGACGGCTGGCGTGCGACGCTCGACACCTTCACCGAAGACCGAGTCCGCATTGTCGCACAGGCGGCCGCCTCGTACTTCCGGGAGCAGGACGCCCAGCACGTCGGCGTCGGCTACGATGCCCGCGAAACGTCACCTGCGTTTGCCGAGGCAGTAACGGAGGTCCTCACGGGGAACGGTCTCGACGTCGTCCTCAGCGAGCGCGACGTGCCGACGCCGGTACTGGCGTGGACCGTCGACGATCGGGACCTCGACGGTGGGGTCGTCATCACTGCGAGCCACAACCCGCCGGAGTACAACGGGATCAAGTTCCTCGGGACCGATGGCTCTCCGGCCGATGAATCGGTCACCGAACGGTTAGAGGAACTCCTCGCTGAACCCGATCTACTTCCCCAAGACGAGCGAGGGACCGTGAGCGAGGAGCCGCTGGTTCCCGAGTATCACGCACACGCGGAGACATACGTCGACACCGACATCCAGGGGCTGTCGATCTGCTACGACGCGATGCACGGGAGCGGTCGGGACGTCACGGACACACTGCTGGAAGCCGCCGGAGCGGACATCGAGCGACTGCGCTGTGATCTCGATCCGACGTTCGGTGGCGGATCACCCGAACCATCGGCAAAGAAGCTAGAACGACTCGCCAGCCGAGTCACGAGTGGTGAAGCCGACCTCGGCATCGCCAACGACGGCGACGCCGACCGCATCGCGGTGGTGACGCCCGAACGGGGCTACCTCGATCCAAACCTCCTGTACGCAGCGCTGTACGAGTACCTGCTCGAATCCGAGAGCGGACCCGCCGTTCGGACAGTCTCAACGACCTTCCTGATCGACAAGATCGCGGCAGCACACGGTGAAGACACCGTCGAGGTGCCGGTCGGATTCAAATGGGTCGCCGATGGGATGCGTGAGTCGGGCGCGCTCTGTGGCGGCGAGGAGTCCGGCGGCTTCGGACTGACCGACCACCTGCTGAACAAGGACGGTGTCTTGCTCGCCCTGGTGATCGCCAGCGCACACGTCGAACGGCCTCTCGACGATCGGGTCGACGACATCGTCGCCGAATACGGAATCATCCATCAGGACCGGATCAGCGTCGACTGTCCCGACGACCGAAAGACCGCAGTACTACGCGAACTGGACGGCTCACTGCCAGACTCGATCCGCGGCATCGACGTCAACCGGGTCGACGAGACGGACGGGTTCAAGATCTTCCTCGAAAACGGCGCGTGGTTGCTGGTTCGTCCCTCTGGTACCGAACCGAAACTGCGCGTCTACGCGGAAGCCGACAGCGACGAGCAGGTGGCGAACCTGCTCGAAGCGGGTCGAGACATTATCGAGCCACTAGTATAG
- a CDS encoding DUF7510 family protein, whose amino-acid sequence MGSATDPGDTGMSPVTFEMEIDDGQTEIIVTGDRDTAVIVRSDGGEHIYLPPEDFEREPERETPYQSQPRSGQQSSYEPASDGSESPYRSGVDISSVEGMQSTSDGYVIVHPEPVTDVRFLR is encoded by the coding sequence ATGGGATCAGCTACTGACCCGGGGGACACAGGGATGTCCCCGGTCACGTTTGAGATGGAGATCGATGACGGGCAGACGGAGATCATCGTCACGGGAGACAGGGATACGGCGGTGATCGTCCGCTCGGATGGCGGCGAACACATCTATCTCCCTCCCGAGGACTTCGAGCGGGAACCGGAACGCGAAACACCCTACCAAAGCCAGCCACGATCGGGGCAACAGAGTTCCTACGAGCCCGCATCGGACGGGTCCGAGAGCCCCTATCGGTCGGGTGTCGACATATCCTCGGTGGAGGGAATGCAGTCGACCAGTGATGGCTACGTGATCGTCCATCCGGAACCTGTTACTGACGTCCGGTTTCTGCGCTGA
- a CDS encoding HAD family hydrolase codes for MTYDTVVFDNDGVLVERTSFEILRDATHETFSQFGVTDMDADHVDSMTVGATPADVEYICGQYDLVPDTFWRAREDALAAVQKDEVRAGRKTLYDDIDTLATLDVSMGIVSSNQQETVDFVLDYNDIRHRFGAAYGREPTIESLKLRKPNSHYLDRALADLDADSALFVGDNESDIRAAQNAGIDSAFIRRPHRTDWELNVWPTWDIQSLEDLHRICS; via the coding sequence ATGACCTACGATACCGTCGTCTTCGACAACGACGGTGTCCTCGTCGAGCGAACCAGCTTCGAGATCCTTCGGGACGCGACCCACGAAACCTTCTCGCAGTTCGGTGTGACCGACATGGACGCCGATCACGTAGACAGTATGACAGTCGGGGCGACCCCCGCGGACGTCGAGTACATCTGTGGCCAGTACGATCTGGTCCCCGACACGTTCTGGCGCGCGCGGGAGGACGCCCTCGCAGCAGTCCAGAAAGACGAAGTTCGAGCGGGCCGGAAGACGCTGTACGACGACATCGACACACTGGCTACCCTCGACGTCTCGATGGGGATCGTCAGCTCGAACCAGCAGGAGACCGTTGACTTCGTGCTCGATTACAACGACATCCGCCATCGGTTTGGCGCGGCCTACGGGCGCGAGCCGACGATCGAGAGCCTGAAACTTCGCAAGCCCAACTCACACTATCTCGACCGGGCGCTAGCCGATCTGGACGCCGACTCGGCGCTGTTCGTCGGCGACAACGAGTCGGATATTCGAGCCGCACAGAACGCCGGGATCGACTCGGCGTTCATCCGTCGTCCACACCGTACCGACTGGGAACTCAACGTCTGGCCGACGTGGGACATCCAGTCGCTTGAGGATCTGCATCGGATCTGTAGTTGA
- a CDS encoding class 1 fructose-bisphosphatase, which yields MKAMDQIVQTIQQTAHYVNTNLPNHAQSRVSVNASGDKQTDADVWADHLFFDKLSALDAVGSYVSEERDAAIDCGEGYVVTIDPLDGSSNLASNNSVGTIVGVYEAELPATGRELCAAMMVLYGPYTTMTVARDDREIVQEYLLRDGFSERWGEFSLPDDPKVIGLAGKKYARSEGFNELAKELEQHLKPRYGGATVADLAQVLEYGGLFGYPATTEYPDGKLRVYYEAVPLAYLVEEIGGRSTDGTQSLLDVEPDGLHARTPTFLGNEDLIERVEAHMGDGS from the coding sequence ATGAAAGCGATGGACCAGATCGTACAGACGATCCAACAGACGGCTCACTACGTGAACACGAACCTTCCCAACCACGCTCAATCACGGGTTAGCGTAAACGCAAGCGGTGATAAACAGACGGACGCCGATGTTTGGGCCGATCACCTGTTTTTCGACAAGCTCTCGGCGCTCGATGCTGTCGGGAGCTACGTCAGCGAGGAGCGTGACGCCGCAATCGACTGTGGTGAGGGCTACGTCGTCACGATCGATCCGCTCGATGGCTCCTCGAACCTGGCCTCGAACAACTCCGTCGGGACGATCGTCGGCGTCTACGAGGCGGAGCTACCGGCCACCGGTAGGGAACTGTGCGCCGCGATGATGGTCCTGTATGGCCCCTACACCACGATGACGGTTGCTCGAGATGACAGGGAAATCGTTCAGGAATATCTGCTGCGCGACGGGTTCAGTGAGCGATGGGGCGAGTTCTCGCTCCCGGACGACCCGAAGGTTATCGGCCTCGCCGGAAAGAAGTACGCCCGCTCGGAGGGGTTCAATGAGCTCGCCAAAGAGCTCGAACAGCATCTAAAACCACGGTACGGCGGCGCAACGGTCGCCGACCTCGCGCAGGTGCTGGAGTATGGTGGACTGTTCGGCTATCCGGCAACCACGGAGTATCCGGACGGCAAACTCAGAGTCTATTACGAAGCAGTGCCGCTTGCCTATCTGGTAGAGGAAATCGGCGGACGATCTACCGACGGCACGCAATCGTTACTCGATGTGGAACCCGACGGACTCCACGCGCGGACGCCGACGTTCCTCGGCAACGAGGACCTGATCGAGCGGGTCGAGGCCCACATGGGTGACGGTTCGTGA
- a CDS encoding thiolase family protein, whose amino-acid sequence MNDAVIVDAVRTPFGKHDGAFRDTHPQDLAAEPLAGLENRVGFDPAVVEDVVYGCVTPVGEQGLNIGRIAPMVAGWGEGVPGVQLNRMCGSGQQAVNWAASSVGAEFHEVLVAGGVEHMSRVPMGSDGNAEHGVVDEHALTDSYFQHFEEATSQGEGAERIAEEYGFSRREADELAAESQRRWGEAWEAGRYDDQITPVETTLENEAIRVERDEHPRPGTTAEDLADLPLAFREEGDGIHHAGNSSGIVDGASALLVTSEAAAERHGWDPMARIVETAVVGVDPITMLTGPIPATEQVLDDAEMTVDDIDLFEVNEAFASVVLAWLDEIGADWGATNVNGGAIAHGHPLGATGAALLTKLVHELDRTGNDIGLSTMCIGFGQGIATIVERL is encoded by the coding sequence ATGAACGATGCAGTCATCGTCGACGCGGTCAGAACACCGTTTGGAAAACACGACGGCGCGTTTCGAGACACACATCCACAGGATCTTGCGGCCGAACCGCTCGCCGGGCTCGAAAACCGCGTCGGGTTCGATCCCGCGGTCGTCGAAGACGTGGTGTATGGCTGCGTGACGCCGGTGGGCGAGCAAGGGTTGAATATCGGCCGGATCGCACCGATGGTGGCTGGGTGGGGCGAAGGGGTTCCCGGCGTCCAGTTAAATCGGATGTGTGGCTCCGGCCAGCAGGCGGTCAACTGGGCAGCCTCGTCGGTGGGAGCGGAGTTTCACGAGGTGCTCGTCGCGGGTGGCGTCGAACACATGAGCAGAGTACCGATGGGCAGCGACGGGAACGCCGAGCACGGTGTCGTCGACGAGCACGCACTGACCGACTCGTACTTCCAGCACTTCGAGGAAGCGACCTCGCAGGGAGAGGGTGCCGAGCGGATCGCCGAGGAGTACGGATTCAGTAGGCGAGAGGCGGACGAACTTGCCGCCGAGTCCCAGCGACGCTGGGGAGAGGCGTGGGAGGCGGGGCGGTACGACGACCAGATCACGCCCGTGGAGACGACGCTCGAGAACGAGGCGATCCGGGTAGAGCGCGACGAACACCCGCGACCGGGAACGACCGCTGAGGACCTCGCCGACCTCCCCCTTGCCTTCCGCGAGGAGGGTGATGGGATTCACCACGCTGGAAACTCCTCGGGAATCGTCGACGGGGCAAGTGCCCTCCTGGTGACGAGCGAGGCCGCCGCCGAGAGACACGGCTGGGACCCGATGGCCCGGATCGTCGAGACAGCAGTCGTCGGTGTCGACCCGATCACGATGCTCACGGGGCCGATTCCGGCGACCGAACAGGTACTCGACGACGCCGAAATGACGGTCGACGACATCGACCTCTTCGAGGTCAACGAGGCCTTTGCCTCTGTCGTACTCGCGTGGCTCGACGAGATCGGGGCAGACTGGGGTGCTACCAACGTCAACGGCGGCGCAATCGCGCACGGCCACCCGCTTGGCGCGACCGGCGCGGCCCTGCTGACGAAACTCGTCCACGAACTCGACCGGACCGGGAACGACATCGGCCTCTCGACGATGTGCATCGGTTTCGGGCAGGGAATCGCGACGATCGTCGAGCGGCTATAG
- a CDS encoding glycosyltransferase family 4 protein → MPPKVLLLGWGYPPNITGGLDTAIAGLYEELAPRDDIEVELVLPAEFAPEDRPGIHGVPTGEGGIFTRVARLASAFSKRASDADIVHTNDWFGYEPGSRASTAHDVEWITTFHSLSVDRNVTPPEREVRIEQRIANRADELIAVSEFTRGRIQEEFDADARVIYNGFTSVEPTGRDLKAELEIDDKMLFFVGRHTDQKGLSYLLYGFSKLQRKDATLVIGGSGHLTDQLKRFTELLGIEDRVRFVGFVPQEELGDYYASADLFVSPSLSEPFGITIVESLSVGTRVVASRSGATEILPDDCVIEVQPDSASIADGIERALAMTTPIEYEERTWAQVADEHVALYRELAGR, encoded by the coding sequence ATGCCTCCGAAAGTACTGTTACTCGGCTGGGGATACCCACCGAACATTACGGGTGGTCTAGATACGGCGATTGCCGGGCTCTACGAGGAGCTGGCACCGCGGGACGACATCGAGGTTGAACTGGTATTGCCCGCGGAGTTTGCTCCCGAGGATCGACCGGGTATCCACGGCGTGCCGACTGGAGAAGGTGGAATCTTTACTCGGGTTGCCCGGCTCGCCAGCGCCTTCTCGAAGCGCGCCAGCGACGCGGACATCGTCCACACGAACGACTGGTTCGGCTACGAACCCGGTAGCCGGGCGAGCACGGCCCACGACGTGGAGTGGATCACGACGTTCCACTCGCTGTCGGTCGACCGGAACGTAACCCCGCCGGAGCGAGAGGTACGAATCGAACAGCGAATCGCCAACCGTGCCGACGAGCTGATCGCAGTAAGCGAGTTCACCCGTGGTCGGATTCAGGAGGAGTTCGACGCGGACGCTCGCGTCATCTATAACGGCTTTACGTCGGTGGAGCCGACCGGACGTGATCTCAAAGCCGAACTCGAAATCGACGACAAAATGCTGTTTTTCGTCGGTCGACACACCGACCAGAAGGGACTGTCGTACCTCCTGTACGGGTTTTCGAAGCTTCAGCGCAAGGACGCGACGCTAGTCATCGGTGGATCGGGCCATCTGACCGACCAGCTCAAACGGTTCACGGAGCTGCTCGGTATCGAGGATCGAGTCCGGTTCGTCGGGTTCGTCCCACAGGAGGAACTCGGGGATTACTACGCCAGCGCGGATCTGTTCGTCTCCCCGTCGCTATCCGAACCGTTCGGCATTACGATCGTCGAGTCGCTCTCGGTCGGCACGCGAGTCGTCGCGAGTCGAAGCGGGGCGACGGAGATCCTCCCGGACGACTGCGTGATCGAGGTCCAACCGGACTCGGCGTCGATCGCCGATGGGATCGAGCGCGCGCTTGCGATGACAACACCGATAGAGTACGAAGAACGGACCTGGGCGCAGGTCGCCGACGAGCACGTTGCGCTGTACAGGGAGCTTGCCGGGCGATAG
- a CDS encoding translation initiation factor eIF-2B, which produces MIDETVREITEMQTRSASHVTVRAAEALLELLDREYRSIEEFQRDLERNSRVLKGANRSHAPLNTTQRRIITAVSGADLETVAEAKAELERAVDEVITEVQESKEGAASRAASLIEDGDTILTHSNSSTATLTLEYASDAGTEFTLYVTETRPNFFGRLTARQFADDENVNVRLIVDSAMGTVLPDCDRVIVGMNCLIGDEVYNRVGTYPIATTAADLDVPMTIVGSSSKFIGDGFEFRQTYRSGSEVMLEPSEGIDIENPLYDRTPTRLIDQVVTEDGVIQF; this is translated from the coding sequence ATGATCGACGAAACCGTCAGAGAAATCACAGAGATGCAGACTCGTAGCGCCTCCCACGTCACCGTTCGGGCGGCAGAGGCGCTGCTCGAATTGCTCGATCGGGAGTATCGCTCGATAGAGGAGTTCCAGCGTGATCTGGAACGCAATAGCCGAGTACTGAAAGGGGCTAACCGGTCACACGCACCCCTCAATACCACTCAGCGTCGGATTATCACTGCTGTCTCGGGTGCTGATCTGGAGACCGTCGCCGAGGCGAAGGCGGAACTGGAACGGGCCGTCGACGAGGTCATCACGGAAGTCCAGGAGAGCAAGGAGGGTGCAGCCTCGCGAGCAGCAAGTCTCATCGAGGACGGTGACACGATCCTGACCCACTCGAACTCCTCGACTGCGACGCTAACTCTCGAATACGCAAGCGATGCCGGAACGGAGTTCACACTGTACGTCACTGAAACCCGGCCGAACTTCTTCGGCCGGCTGACGGCCCGCCAGTTCGCTGACGACGAGAACGTCAACGTGCGGCTGATCGTCGACAGCGCGATGGGGACGGTTCTCCCTGACTGTGATCGGGTGATTGTTGGCATGAACTGTCTCATCGGAGACGAAGTGTACAACCGCGTGGGAACGTACCCGATCGCCACTACTGCTGCTGATCTGGACGTTCCGATGACGATCGTCGGCTCATCGTCGAAGTTCATCGGCGACGGCTTCGAGTTCCGGCAGACTTACCGATCGGGCAGCGAAGTGATGCTCGAACCGTCAGAGGGCATCGACATTGAGAACCCGCTGTACGATCGAACGCCGACGCGCTTGATTGATCAGGTCGTCACGGAGGACGGCGTGATACAGTTCTGA
- a CDS encoding nucleoside deaminase encodes MTDSAFDEFDHDAHMQEALSLAREAAARGDEPFGSVLVRDDEVIMAESNRVNTENDRRRHPELHLAYRACRELTPEERAITVMYTSTEPCPMCAGGMRAAGFARVVYSVGGDELDDLAGKAPPVRSAAILDDITTVVGPICNGAGRNIHKEYGW; translated from the coding sequence ATGACTGACAGTGCTTTCGACGAGTTCGATCACGACGCCCACATGCAAGAGGCGCTCTCGCTCGCCCGCGAGGCGGCGGCCCGTGGCGACGAGCCCTTCGGCTCAGTACTGGTCCGGGACGACGAGGTGATCATGGCCGAATCGAACCGGGTGAATACGGAGAATGACCGACGCCGCCACCCGGAGTTGCATCTGGCCTATCGGGCCTGTCGGGAGCTGACGCCCGAAGAACGCGCCATTACAGTGATGTATACGAGTACGGAGCCGTGTCCGATGTGTGCAGGTGGGATGCGAGCAGCTGGATTCGCGCGAGTGGTCTACAGCGTCGGCGGCGACGAGCTTGACGACCTTGCTGGGAAAGCTCCACCGGTACGGTCCGCGGCGATTCTCGACGACATCACGACCGTTGTCGGACCAATATGTAACGGAGCAGGCCGGAATATACACAAAGAGTACGGATGGTAA
- a CDS encoding orc1/cdc6 family replication initiation protein, producing the protein MDADDELFTREDPIFANKELLEINHLPEKNRIVGRDDEIQSLANAVNPAIFGQSPSNLLIYGKTGTGKSLCAKHVSRRLIETADQEGVTITYAYIDCSQDTTETQAVQSLAASINDAEKTGVSIPDKGISTATYYKRLWSILDAQYDVVLVILDEIDKLESDSILMQLSRAGEAGKIDDCKIGAIGISNKIKYKDRMDERVKSSLCEREFVFPPYDANQLRSIMNARKDAFRDGVLESGVIPRAAALAAQEHGDARKAIDMLRYAGEIAQANSAETVREEFVTDAREKAETDRFRELIRGATPHSRYVLQALTHLSLNEPHQDGFRTTAIYDVYEQLCEDVGSDPLSLRRVRDLLKEHAFLDVLEQSRHSGGSAEGNFTKHRLLEDPEVVRDVLVNIE; encoded by the coding sequence ATGGATGCAGACGACGAGCTGTTCACTCGGGAGGATCCGATCTTCGCCAACAAGGAGTTACTGGAGATCAACCACCTCCCCGAGAAGAACCGGATCGTCGGCCGCGACGACGAGATCCAGTCGCTGGCCAACGCCGTCAATCCCGCTATTTTCGGACAGAGCCCGAGCAACCTGCTGATCTACGGGAAGACGGGGACCGGAAAGTCCCTGTGTGCAAAGCACGTCTCCAGACGCCTGATCGAGACGGCCGACCAGGAAGGCGTGACGATTACCTACGCCTACATCGACTGTTCGCAGGACACGACCGAAACGCAAGCAGTCCAGTCACTCGCAGCGTCGATTAACGACGCCGAGAAAACCGGCGTCTCGATCCCGGACAAGGGGATCAGCACAGCGACTTACTACAAACGCCTCTGGTCGATTCTCGACGCCCAGTACGATGTCGTGCTCGTAATTCTCGACGAAATCGACAAGCTCGAATCCGACTCGATTCTAATGCAGCTCTCGCGGGCAGGCGAGGCCGGCAAGATCGACGATTGCAAGATCGGTGCTATCGGTATCAGCAACAAGATCAAGTACAAAGACCGGATGGACGAGCGCGTCAAGAGCAGCCTCTGTGAACGGGAGTTCGTCTTCCCGCCGTACGACGCCAACCAGCTCCGATCGATCATGAACGCGCGGAAGGACGCGTTCCGCGACGGCGTGCTCGAATCCGGTGTCATTCCACGGGCCGCAGCACTGGCGGCCCAGGAACACGGCGATGCCCGGAAGGCCATCGATATGTTGCGGTATGCCGGTGAGATCGCACAGGCGAACAGCGCCGAAACAGTCCGCGAAGAGTTCGTCACCGACGCCCGCGAGAAGGCCGAAACCGACCGGTTCCGCGAGCTGATCCGCGGTGCGACGCCTCACTCACGGTACGTCCTGCAGGCGCTGACCCACCTTTCGCTCAACGAACCCCACCAGGACGGCTTCCGTACGACTGCGATCTACGATGTCTACGAACAGCTCTGCGAGGACGTCGGCTCGGATCCCCTCTCACTACGGCGGGTACGCGACCTGCTGAAAGAACACGCGTTCCTCGACGTTCTCGAACAGTCCCGGCACTCGGGCGGCAGCGCGGAAGGCAACTTCACGAAACACCGACTGCTAGAAGATCCCGAAGTCGTCCGTGATGTCCTCGTGAACATCGAGTGA
- a CDS encoding RNA 2'-phosphotransferase: MSDIGVCDRHGYVSGTTCPDCGEALDVLLESGRRTQLSKFLSGALRHFPADVGLELDTHGWTAFDSVIDVVTDRYGWAVSEHVEAVVLTDPKGRFEWDYTAGVGRSGGRIRAAYGHSVDVDLDHEETPVPDTLYHGTAPRHVDSILTEGLKPMNRQKVHLSGTRAAALSVGGRHTDDPVLLVVDAERLQADGQRIVKRGKDVYTTDRVASEYLEFPGLEDVSGNES; encoded by the coding sequence ATGAGCGATATAGGAGTCTGTGATCGACACGGCTACGTCTCGGGGACGACCTGCCCGGACTGCGGGGAAGCCCTTGACGTTCTGCTGGAAAGCGGTCGCCGGACGCAGCTCTCGAAGTTCCTCAGCGGCGCGCTCAGACATTTCCCGGCTGATGTCGGACTGGAACTGGACACGCACGGCTGGACAGCCTTCGATTCAGTTATCGATGTGGTCACGGATCGGTACGGCTGGGCGGTGAGCGAACACGTCGAAGCGGTCGTACTAACTGATCCGAAGGGGCGTTTCGAGTGGGATTACACGGCCGGGGTAGGTCGCTCTGGGGGCCGTATTCGTGCTGCGTACGGCCACTCTGTCGACGTCGATCTTGACCACGAGGAGACGCCGGTACCGGACACGCTGTACCACGGCACTGCGCCGCGACACGTCGATTCGATTCTCACAGAGGGGCTCAAACCGATGAACCGCCAGAAAGTCCACCTTTCGGGAACGCGAGCGGCCGCGCTGTCGGTGGGTGGGCGTCATACTGATGACCCGGTCCTGTTGGTCGTCGATGCCGAACGTCTGCAAGCGGACGGCCAGCGGATCGTCAAGCGGGGAAAGGACGTCTATACGACGGATCGGGTTGCGTCGGAGTATCTGGAATTTCCGGGGCTTGAGGATGTCAGCGGAAACGAATCGTGA